The following nucleotide sequence is from Mytilus edulis chromosome 13, xbMytEdul2.2, whole genome shotgun sequence.
agtaccaggattataataattgtatacgccagacgcgcgtttcgtctacataagactcatcagtgacgctcagatcaaaatagttaaaaagccaaatcaatacaaagttgaagagcattgaggatccaaaattccaaaaagttgtgccaaatacagctaaggtaatctactcctgggataagaaaatccttagtttttcgaaaaattcgaggttttgtaaacagaaaatttataaaaacgaccatataattgatattcatgtcaacaccgaagtgctgactactgggctggtgataccctcggggacgaaacgtccaccagcagtggcatcgacccagtggtgtaaatagttatcaaaagtaccaggattataattgtatacgccagacgcgcgtttcgtctacataagactcatcagtgacgctcagatcaaaatagttaaaaagccaaatcaatacaaagttgaagagcattgaggatccaaaattccaaaaagttgtgccaaatacagctaaggtaatctactcctgggataagaaaatccttagtttttcgaaaaattcgaggttttgtaaacagaaaatttataaaaacgaccatataattgatattcatgtcaacaccgaagtgctgactactgggctggtgataccctcggggacgaaacgtccaccagcagtggcatcgacccagtggtgtaaatagttatcaaaagtaccaggattataattttatacgccagacgcgcgtttcgtctacataagactcatcagtgacgctcagatcaaaataataaaaaagccaaatcaatacaaagttgaagagcattgaggatccaaaattccaaaaaattgtgccaaatacagctaaggtaatctactcctgggataagaaaatccttagtttttcgaaaaattcgaggttttgtaaacagaaaatttataaaaacgaccatataattgatattcatgtcaacatcgaagtgctgactactgggctggtgataccctcggggacgaaacgtccaccagcagtggcatcgacccagtggtgtaaatagtccCAATTATATACTACAAGGGAGTCttatttttaagttttgttaCTGACTTAAAAAGAATTATTACGCTTAGTTTCTTAAAACATGAGTGGGGGTTTTAGATTATTTATAATGTTCccttttaatgcatttttttctcaattaagCAAATTACACATTCAAGTTcgactatacatgtatattcttcGAATAATGCTGCTGCTAATAGATGCAAATTTTTTTCATAGGCGATTGTCAAGCAGAGTTGTAATTTTGCTTCtgatatgtattttttaaatgtaaaaagagccaaataacaaattattatcGAAATTTAAGTAATTTCAAGAAGTAATGTTCAAAATATTAccgaaatttaagaaaaattcaaacaagaatgtcctttttcaaatgacaaaacaaaaaggtcaaacacatcaactgaatgaaaaacaactgtaatTTTTCTGACTTTGTTGAATAAATCTGCTTGTATAACTAGCTTAACCtcgcacttgtatgacagtcaaaaacaattctattatattgacaacaatgtgtaagcAACAATGTCTTTTTATAAGCGATATAAAAATCTATAGAAAACCTGTAAGTTTACCTCGCAATGTTAGATATTGCCAAAACAGAGGTCAGTTATCGATGTcttcaacttttttgaattcTTCTCTGTTGCGATCAAGGGACAATATTCATTCAATCTTAAGGAATCTTATATAAAGTTTCTCTTTTTAAGTGTCAGAACTAAGAGATATTTATATGAAAGGCATTGATTTTCATCAAATGTCTCAAATTCACCAAAagaatttattttgtttctattgaTTTTTAAATTGAGATATATATTTATTGGTTTTGCTTATCATGGTAATGAAACAAACATTGGATGattttgttcaaaaatatttttaggtCTCCCCAACTCTACAACTTTTGATATCACATTGATGGTAGTATTGATAAGACGTCTGACTAAACTACCTCCACCTACATGTGGATACGACCAACTACCATCCAGTACAGATACCACAACCACAGCTGACGTGGCAAGAATAAAGCACTACAGGAACGAGATGTCACATACTAAAGATGGAAGGATCAACTCTGCGTTCTTTACCAAGGCTTTGGAGGATATCACTGGGGTAAGAATATAATTTTTCACCTTTTGTATCCGATAATCGGCTAATAATGAaatgtataagtttcaaaatatgaaacaaattataaaaaaaaagtaaattaacaaaaatacagaactctgaAGAAGTTCCCTAAGCAAATGCCAAACGAAtagtataataaaatgtattttcaattatACATGGTATATTGAATAAGCGTATTCCATCTTACATGTCCATAAGTACAAAGCTAtctgaaaaaaatgatttgatatctTATCATGAAACGTGTATGAAATATTGGCTTTCACTGTGGCTAATACTTTTAAAGGTTCAACTAAATGTATCAGGATTGTAGCAATTTTGCACACGTCATTCACTCAATCGTGTATGTGATGGATTTGAAACAATcatgtttaattaaaatattcctatatgcttaaggtggtacctatcactacagggagacaactctgtaaaatcagctaaacgttttaatcacgatgtattgttaaagaaatattaagcttctcaatgatcaaaattagtgtttgtcaaactgctatatatccaaccaattttttcgagaaagtgattggttccatttttttttatttttaaaaaaaaatatcaaagtgtCAAAGTTaatattgtgtcaaaattttatgaaaattaaacgagccaaaataattttagtcaaggtgttggatATCACCTTAAGGATGTATTATAGTTTGGCTTTACCAGCCTATATATTTGAATATGACcctttgttttttatctttataaaggCTGTAAAAAGGCTAGGTGGACCAACTATGGAAAAAGAATGTAAAGAGCTAAGAACTAAACATTTAGACCAAACAACGGTACCTTGGAATATAAGAGGTAAGGACAGAATATCGGAACAATCGTACGCACATTGCTAGTAATGATTAAATTCAGTGAATGTGTGAGAAAATTTGGTTAtagatttcttttaaaaagaaagtcAACAAGCcttaatttaaacttttaataatCTAAGTGAGCATTTTTCATCAGACAAACTGTAGAAAATGGCTCAggcatatatttgttttaaatcaagAGCAAACTAACACACAAATGTAACTTCATATATTTGAGGGAAAAGTTAACATGTTAAATATCGGACCGAGAAAAATAGaagaaatttcaaaaaacttattAAACAGTAGAAGACAAAAAAAGCTCTAATAATTTCTTTGTGAAACTTAGTCAATGTTTATTTTATAGTGCTTCTGTAATTACTGAAGAGTGtagacaaattatatcaaatttaaaaaaaccaaatataatTTGAGCGTTTGAAGATGAGAGAAGAAAAACACACATTGAACGAGTAAGAAATTGATTGGTTTAGGCTCTGGtatctagtggcaaatattacattctTTGCAGGTCGATAGAATCTTATTTTGACAGGAAAATTAATAATCAAAATGCTAAAAAATATTGTACGATTAATTTACAGCTTATAATTATATTCACAAAACAATAATATAGTTTACAAATTGACGGCAGATATGTGTAGGAATTACACATATCTGCCGTTTTTGTACCTTGTTTTGTACTTGCATTTCTTACTTATCCCAGATTTATTCtgattcttttacaaattgtaaaaaCTTCAAATTTGTTTCCATACTTTCTCCATTCTTTAGATCCAAatcatatcaaaaataaatatttttataatgaagTTTGAAATACTTCCATTTCgagatgtaaacaaaaatgttagaaaaacaatattcatcagatgaagatattatgtacatttgtatgtcTCAAAGACATGGAAAACATGTTTATAGTCTTGTTACCAAACATGGCAATTTGTTAGGGTCATACACTATAAACAGGCTTGAATTGAATTCACTGATTCCTCGTTTTTAAAGCTGTCAGCTATATCTATTAAATCTATTGATgcaggtaaatccagaaaagcgcttcggatgcaagaaattattaaaagtGTTGTcttcaattttttaacaattccATACGTTTTTGACATGCATATAAAAAGTCTTACATTTGTGATTGACAAGATTTGATGTTTCCGGAgagaataaatatgaaaaaaaatatttatgcctCTCGAAAAACAGGACAATTATGAAACAGATTTCAaccaaaaatcaagaaaaaataagTCTTATAATATTATTCATATGCCTATTCTTGATTACCACTGTTAgtaattgatatttgatttcCACTGTTACAATATTTTACAAGTTTCCCCCTTGAGTAAATATCAATTCCAGATTACTTATAAGAGTTTAAAATTCTTTCCTAAATATCCCACCATTTATGAACTGTATTTATTCCCGTTGCTGCTGCTAATATAAACATTTGCAGTTTCTTGAAATTATTATCATAATTTTATTCACACTAAAGATAAGTCACTATGAACTTCTTAACACAATTTAAACTATTCAATCAAGTTGATATTTTCTTGGCAATGATTACCATTCAAGAGGTACATGTCTTCTTTTTAGTCCGAATAATAAAAACTGTAAtataatgaattataacactgtACACGCAATGAGATGCTAAGTACGAAATATGAAAAAGACGAACAACCCCTATCAAAACACTTGACATTTCGATGAcaaaaattaacatgattaacactAAAACCTTGACATTTTTCCTGCAATGCTTGCATTTGGACCTTATCttttgtaaaaattcattttcacgTAAACTAAATTATCGAAAAGTATTTGATATTCTGATGCTtgcatttttattataaaaatccaTAACACGGAAAAGTGGGGAGGGGCGTTTAAGATAAAAGAGCGCCGAACGCGCATGCTTCTGATTTCTTAAAAAAGATTATGGGTTGATTCCTTTTGTGCAAAACATTATATCTTGGTAacagttctttaaaaaaaattcttatatttACAGTTATTTTGTTTTCTACGCTTCGTAAACCACCGCCTTGTGTCAAGCAAAGCCAATGAAGACAATCGATCCAAATAGGACAAATACTGTCATAAAAACAGAAGCGTAAGTGGGTATGCCGTGTTTGTcactgttctattttacccactgttagataaatgtacaaaaaatcttataaatctgtagcttgcatgaatcatttcttaaaaaaaacgcTAGAAAAAATTGATTCTTtcaattctcaaacccaacatttaccattttcaatttaaatatttttctcgtaagctaccgtcaaatttactgttgacatttcgtaacgaaggagccgccatgttgacttctTGAAATCAGTAAAAGAGtgaataatattaataaaaagattAGAAAAGAGTGAAATCTACctcaaacttttattttaatgcaatatacatgatataatcgGAATTTAGAAGGTAAACACAAACAACCTTCAGCTTTGTCGTTTttattcgtatgacgtcatgtcttgaaatgacgttaatgcgcgagaaacattactggaatttcgcgaaATTTTAACCTTTTTTGATTTGTACATTTTTCTGATTTCTAATTCTTTTTGATATGCCTCAGAATTAAAATCAAGGTTCTGTAggttttttaattataatttttagcACAGCGGAATCGACATAGCATTtccacataggttacgatacatgtggatttatgCGGGAGGTATATtttaacagccattattatgtttATCTCGGAGTCTGCGCTAAGTCATCAGTtgtagatatatcgagaattttgtcacgatattttttacaaagcgaaacaagcacgtcatattagaaatgAGCTTTATTAATCAGTTATTGTTGTTGGGTATTGATGAACTTACTCAGTATTATTCTTTGGTACTTATCTCattcaaacaattgtttttatatttcagtaCAAATTAATCAGACATTGGATAAATGGCGGAAGACACATGTTAATTTTGTAGAAACAAGAGCTTCAAAACAAGTTTTAGAATGTGTCCGGGTAAATAGTTGTGTTACTATTACAGCTTGTTCTGGTGCTGGGAAGACAGCAACCCTTCAACATGTGGTTTTCAAAATGGCAGATGACGGGTACAATATACTACTGGTAACCAATCCACAGGACATTCTTAAGTTTTATGATCCAAATCAGAAGACGTTGTTTGTTATTGATGACTTCTGTGGTACATATTCTTTAAACCATTCTGACCTACAAAGCTGGGAATCAGTCATGAAACGTATTAAAGAACTGATACAgaataaactcacaaaaataatTGTTGCCTGTCGATTACAAGTGTTCAAAGATGGAAAGTTTGAATCTTTATCGATTTTCAAAACACACGTTTGTAACTTGTTATCAAAAGACTTGAGCTTGTCAAAAACAGAAAAGCAATTGATTGCAGAGATGTATCTGGAAACTGAAGCTGCAGATATTATCAAATATAGCGACATATGTGATTTTTTCCCCCTTTTGTGCAAATTATATCATGATAATCCTGTAGTTAATATTTCAGATTTCTTTCAAAATCCATTTTCAGTGTACGAAGAAGAAATAGAACAACTAAAAACCAATGAACATGGTAAATACTGTGCCTTGGCATTGTGTGTCATGTTCAATAATATGATTGTGGAGAAAGTATTGACAGAAGACATAAATTCAGAGACAAGAACTATTATAGAGAACACATTAGAGGCATGCAAACTAAATAAAGGAACATCAAGATTAACCTTATTGGATGAACTTGATTCACTTGAACATACATTCATTAAGAAAGATAATGGTTTATACAAAACTGTACACGATAAACTTTTTGACTTTTTATCGCATTATTTTGGAAAGGCGATGATTCAGTGTTTAATTAAAAATGCACACAGTACATTTATAATGGAACGATTTTTATTAGAAAGTGAAGACAACGACCAGTTCATCACTATTGTTCCTTCTGAACATCATGAAATGTATATACAGAGAATGATAAATGACTGGTCAAAAGGTGAAGTTACGCGTGTATTTAATAACAAAAACATGGAAAACGGAAGGTTTAGACAGAGATTCCTGTCTGATTTGAAAAAACTTGACAAATTTTATCAGATACAACTAGCACAAACCTGTGATATCTTTTACAAAGACACTCCTCTTTTTCACTGTTGCTCTATTGGCGACATTCCATTAATTGAGTGGAGTTTACAACTGTGTGATAATATCAACATTTGCGATATTAATAATGTTAGTCCTCTACATTTATCAACACAGGGTGGTCATACTGAAGCAGTTAAGCTGTTATTGAAAAGAAAGGCAGACGTTAATAAGTGTAGACATGATCAATCATCTTCACTTTTAACCGCTTGTCAGAACAATCATATTGATATCGTTAAGCTTTTAATTGACAACAAAGCAGACGTCAACAAGTGTTTGATTGATGAAACATCTCCCCTAATTATTGCCTGTCAGAAGAATCATGTTGATGTAGTTAAGCTATTACTTGCCAACAAGGCAGTCATCAATAAGTCTACAGATGATGAACAATCTCCTCTATTTGTTGCTAGTCTGAATAATCATGTAGACATAGTAGACATATTACTTCAcaacaaggcagacattaataagtgtacaATTGATGGACAATCTCCCCTGTTTATTGGTTGTCAAAATAACCATGTAGATACAGTCCAACTGTTACTTGCCAACAAGGCGGACATCAATAAGTGTATGAATGATGGCATATCTCCTTTATTTATTGCTTGTCAGGAGGGTTATACAGATATAGTCAAAATTTTACTGGATAATAAAGCCGTGATCGATAAGTACAATGATACTGGAACATCCCCCCTGTTTATGGCTTGTCAAATTAATCATATAGATATAGTAAAACTGTTAATTGACAAAAAAGCGGACATCAATAAGTGTATGAATGATGACACGTCTCCCTTGTTTATTGCTTGTCAGGATAATCATGTAGACATAGTAAAGCTACTACTTGACAATAAAGCAGCCATTAATACGTTTACCGACGAGGAACAATCTCCCTTGCATATTGCATGTCAAGAAGGAAATACAGATATTGTGAAGTTATTAATTAACAACAAGGCAGACATTTATAAGTGTAGGAATGATGAAACATCTCCCTTGTTTATTGCCTGTCAGACAAATCATGTAGATATAGTAAAGCTGTTAATTAAGAGCAATGCTAACATTAATAAGTGTTCGCATAATGGAACATCTCCCCTGTTCATTGCTTGTCAGGAGGGTCATGTAGACATAGTAAAGCTGTTACTCGACAACAAGGCAAACATTAACAGGTGTGTAAATGATGAAACATCTCCCCTTTTTATTGCTTGTCAAGTAGGATATAAAGATATAGTTAAGCTGTTGTTAGATGCCAAGGCAGACATTAACAAGTGTATGAAAAATGACGTTTCACCTTTGTTTGTTGCTTGTGAGAAGAACCATGTAGATGTTGTCAAGTTGTTATTGTGCGAAAATGCAGACATAAATAGTTTAACGAGAAATGTAGCATCTCCCCTTTTTATTGCTTGTGCAAAGAATAATGTTAATATTGTTAAGTTGTTATTGAACAAAAAAGCAAGCGTAAATAAGTTTCACGAGTATATTTTTTCCCCATTGGTCATTGCTTGTCGTGACGGAAATAAAGATATAGTGAAGCTGTTGCTGGAAAATCAGGCAAACATAAACAATTTTACGAAAGATGATGTATCTCCTTTTTTTATTGCTTGTGCAAAGAATCATATTGATATTGTTAAGTTGTTACTGGACAAAAAAGCAAGCATTAATAAGTGTAATGGTAATGGGTTATCGCCATTGGGTATTGCTTGTCAGGAGGGAAATAAACGTATAGTACAGCTTTTACTGGAcaacaaggcagacattaataaatGTACGAATGATGAAATATCTCCATTGCATATTGCTTGTCAAGAAGGATTTTCAGATATAGTTGGGCTGTTACTAAACAACAAGGCAGACATTGATAAGTGTAGGAATGATGGAACATCTCCAATGTTTCTTGCTTGCACGAATGGATATAAAGATGTAGTTAAACTTTTTCTTGAAAAGGAGACAGATATTAATAAGTGTAGGCATGATGGCGCATCATATCTGTTTATAGCTTGTATGAAAAATCATTTAGGTGTAGTAAAGCTGTTACTGGACAACAAGGCAGACCCTAACATTTGTTTGAAGGATAACACATCTCCCTTTTATATTGCCTGTCAGGAAGGACATAAGGATATAGTTGAGCTGTTACTTGACAAAAAAGCAGACATGAATAAGTATAGGAACGACGGAGCATTTGCCCTGTTTATAGCTTGTCAGAGGAATCATGTAGATATAGTAAAGTTGTTACTAAATAACAATGCAGACACAAATAAGTGTGCTTCGGATGGGACATCTCCCCTTTTCATGGCGTGTCAGGAGGGATATTACGATATAGTAAAGTTGTTACTACAAAATAAAGCAGACACGAATAAGTGTAGGAATGATGATACATCTCCTCTGTTTATCGCTTGCCAGGAAGGATATAAAGATGTTGTAAAGCTGCTATTGAAcaacaaggcagacattaataagtttACAGATGATGGATCATCGCCCCTGTTTATTGCCTGTCAATTTAATCGTTTATGTATAGTGGAGATGTTACTTAACAACAAGGCAGATATTAATAAGTGTACAGGTCTTGGGTCTCCTATTTATGTAGCTTGTCTTGAGGGTAATATAGATATAGTCAAAGTATTATTGGCAAATGGAgcaaattataataaatgtgtcaGAGTAGGTAATTTTCTTTACTCCCCAAAACAAATTGCCATAATGCATGGGTATATTAACATTGCTATTTTGATTTGTAAACATTCAGATAGAATCAATTTCATATGTAGAAATATGAAGCACATTTTAAATAGATTTAACCAATTATACTGATTTGTTTCTTGAGTTAAATGTTGCAACATGACTTTTTACTTTACAATTTAGGTAacgtttgatttttattatttttgaattatgAATCCAAAATAAATTTGTCTCTTGAATTGACCCAAAATTATAAACTGTCATATCTGGGTTTGTTTGCCCAAATTATTTCCTTGAAatggtaaaacaaaataatgatggTTAATTCAGAGCCAAGCTTTATAAATAAAGcattatttaaaagatttttctTCTTAGTTCAGACAGCAACTGTAGATTCGTTCTTTCCAGGATGTACAGATATACCATGTTCAAAGTGATAATTTCTGAAATACTTATATATGCAGAAAATACTGCTTAGGAGTAGTACCCATACTTATGTaaattttcacaaataataaaACGATGGACCATGATGATTTAAGGGTTCATACATTTGAGGAGCATCTCATTGTTACTCAAAATGTGCAACAAAAAGGTTTCCGGATGC
It contains:
- the LOC139502044 gene encoding ankyrin-3-like — its product is MVVLIRRLTKLPPPTCGYDQLPSSTDTTTTADVARIKHYRNEMSHTKDGRINSAFFTKALEDITGAVKRLGGPTMEKECKELRTKHLDQTTVPWNIRVQINQTLDKWRKTHVNFVETRASKQVLECVRVNSCVTITACSGAGKTATLQHVVFKMADDGYNILLVTNPQDILKFYDPNQKTLFVIDDFCGTYSLNHSDLQSWESVMKRIKELIQNKLTKIIVACRLQVFKDGKFESLSIFKTHVCNLLSKDLSLSKTEKQLIAEMYLETEAADIIKYSDICDFFPLLCKLYHDNPVVNISDFFQNPFSVYEEEIEQLKTNEHGKYCALALCVMFNNMIVEKVLTEDINSETRTIIENTLEACKLNKGTSRLTLLDELDSLEHTFIKKDNGLYKTVHDKLFDFLSHYFGKAMIQCLIKNAHSTFIMERFLLESEDNDQFITIVPSEHHEMYIQRMINDWSKGEVTRVFNNKNMENGRFRQRFLSDLKKLDKFYQIQLAQTCDIFYKDTPLFHCCSIGDIPLIEWSLQLCDNINICDINNVSPLHLSTQGGHTEAVKLLLKRKADVNKCRHDQSSSLLTACQNNHIDIVKLLIDNKADVNKCLIDETSPLIIACQKNHVDVVKLLLANKAVINKSTDDEQSPLFVASLNNHVDIVDILLHNKADINKCTIDGQSPLFIGCQNNHVDTVQLLLANKADINKCMNDGISPLFIACQEGYTDIVKILLDNKAVIDKYNDTGTSPLFMACQINHIDIVKLLIDKKADINKCMNDDTSPLFIACQDNHVDIVKLLLDNKAAINTFTDEEQSPLHIACQEGNTDIVKLLINNKADIYKCRNDETSPLFIACQTNHVDIVKLLIKSNANINKCSHNGTSPLFIACQEGHVDIVKLLLDNKANINRCVNDETSPLFIACQVGYKDIVKLLLDAKADINKCMKNDVSPLFVACEKNHVDVVKLLLCENADINSLTRNVASPLFIACAKNNVNIVKLLLNKKASVNKFHEYIFSPLVIACRDGNKDIVKLLLENQANINNFTKDDVSPFFIACAKNHIDIVKLLLDKKASINKCNGNGLSPLGIACQEGNKRIVQLLLDNKADINKCTNDEISPLHIACQEGFSDIVGLLLNNKADIDKCRNDGTSPMFLACTNGYKDVVKLFLEKETDINKCRHDGASYLFIACMKNHLGVVKLLLDNKADPNICLKDNTSPFYIACQEGHKDIVELLLDKKADMNKYRNDGAFALFIACQRNHVDIVKLLLNNNADTNKCASDGTSPLFMACQEGYYDIVKLLLQNKADTNKCRNDDTSPLFIACQEGYKDVVKLLLNNKADINKFTDDGSSPLFIACQFNRLCIVEMLLNNKADINKCTGLGSPIYVACLEGNIDIVKVLLANGANYNKCVRVGNFLYSPKQIAIMHGYINIAILICKHSDRINFICRNMKHILNRFNQLY